In the genome of Neisseria lactamica, the window GTTCGCCGGTTTGCGCGTTGCGGCTGCGCTTGCTGGTAAAGCCCAAATCATCCACCAGCCCGATGCGGTCGTTGATTTGTCCGGCAAGCAGCGCGCCTGCGGCTGCGGACAGGGCGGCATTGTCGCCGCTGCTGCCGCTGCCGGCGCGGTTGAGGATGAGCCAGGAGAGCTTGTCTTTTTCACTCATCGGTTCGTTTGCCGTCAGTGTAATGCGCGGGCTGTTGAGGCTGCCCAATATTTCCACGCCCGCACCGACGGGGGAAAGGCGGCGTTCGGCGCGGATGTTGAGGTTGGGGTCGTTGAGCGGGCCGACAAAGGAGACCGTGCCTTTGGTAATGTCCAAATCCTGCCCGTATGCCTTGTAACGCCCTTTGATGACGCGGACCGTGCCCACGCCCCGCACGCTTCCGCCCGGTTGCGCGGTCAGGGTCAGTTTGCCGCCTATGGTAACGTCCGCGCCGTAGCCGGCGAAGCGGATGCCGTCATTGAGGTCTAAAGTCAGGTTCATATTGACGGGGAGCGGTGCCACCGCCTCTTTCTTGACTTCGCCCAATACGACGACATCGTCGCCAACGGACGGCATTGAGGATTTTTGCGAACCGAACAGCCCCTGATCCGTTTTAATCATCCCGGTAACGGATATGCCTTTTTGCGGCGAATAGCGCAGGCGGGTGTTGCCGGAAACCGTCAGGCGGCGGTTGGGGCGGGACAGGATGCGGTATTTGTCGAACACCGCGCCGATATCGACATCGGGTCCGCTGTTTTCCATACCGACCGTGCCGGAGAGTTCCGCCGTTCCTTCGTGCCGGAATTTCAGGCTGTCGATTACCCATTTCCTGCCCGCGATATGCGAACGCAGCGAGCCGTTGTCCAAGATGATGCCTTGGGTTTGGTTGCGGTAATAGAGTTTGTCGCCGTTGATGCTGCCGCCCAAGTGCGGGTCGGAGATGCTGCCGCCGAGGGTTACGGCGGCATTCAGGCTGCCTTTGACAGTTTGTCCGACCGGTAGGAAGTTGCGGAATACTTCGGCATCGGCAACGGTCAGGTTGAGCCTGCCGCCCAAAGGCGCGGTATCGAAGGAGCGGCTTTGCCCGACGGTGATGTTGCCGTTGATTTTCCCGTAGTTGCTGCTGCCGTTGACGGCGGCATTGACGGACGGAGAGCCGACCCGTCCGCCGATTTGCGCGGCGGCATTCAGGCTGCCGGTAATGTTTTGCGCGGCGGCGGGCAGAAAGGGCTTCAATGCGCCCAAGTCGGGAAGGGAGGCGGTAATCCTGCCGCCGAGCGGTGCATTTGCCATATTGCCGCCGAAGGCGTTGCCGATGCCCAAATCGGCGTTAATCCGTCCGAAACGCGCGCTGCCGTCAAGCAGGATTCCGATGCGATCGTTTTGAAAGCGCGTTTTCAGGGAAAATGCGTTCAAACCCAAAGCCTGCCCGCCGGGCAATACGGCATCGCCGCTTTGCCGGCTGATATTGAGATAGCCGCGCGCGTTGCGCCCGTAGGCGACATCCCAGTCGCCGTTTAAAACCAGATTGTGTTCGAAGGGCGGTTTGAAGAAATTGTGCAACTCGGCGATATGCAGACCGTGTGCGCCGCCTTTTGCCGATATGCCGGTTTTTTTATCCCAAGAAAAGTGTTGCAGGTTGAGGCTGCCGCCCATTGCCTGCCAATTTGCCGCACTTGCCGCCACGCGTTCCGCACCGGCTTCGAGCGTCATACGGTTTTGCAGCTTGAGGTTGAACGCGCCGCCGATGTCGAGGATGCCGATGCTGCCTTTCCATCGGGTAAGTTCCCTGTTGATGCCGCCTGAAGCGTCCAAATCGAATTTGAACGGTTTGCCGTCCAGCGTGATGGCGGCGTGTGTGCGGATGCGGTGCTGCGCGCCCGTGCCGTCCAGCGTCAGGTCGGCGGTATCGACAACCGCCGCCCCGCCCGACAGCGAAAGGCGGCTGCCTTTAATGTCGGCGCGTATCGGACGGCTTGTGTCGGGCGAACCTTTGAGCGTGAAATCGAGCGAACGGATGTCTGCCGCCTTGCCGATGTGCAGGTTGCGCGCCGCGCCGGAAAGGTCGGTTTCAAAGGTTCGGATGCCGCCGTCCAAATCGCCGGAAAGGTGTCCGCGTACATTTAAAGACCCCGCGAGTCCGAAACCGAAACGTGATAAATCGGGTGCGGTGATATTGAGATTGAGCCGGTCGCCTTTTTTGCCGAAGCCGCCGTCTGTTTTAATAATGTTCCGCCCCAGCCGCAAATCGGCGGCGGCGCGTGGAAGGTGGCGGGACTCGTAAACAA includes:
- a CDS encoding translocation/assembly module TamB domain-containing protein is translated as MTDTAPTDTDPTENGTRKMPSEHRPAPPAKKRRPLLKLSAALLSILILAVCFLSWLAGTESGLRFGLYQIPSWFGVNISSQNLKGTLLDGFDGDNWSIETEGADLKISRFRFTWKPSELMRRSLHITEISAGDIAIVTKPTPPKEERPPLSLPDSIDLPAAVYLDRFETGKISAGKAFDKQTVYLERLDASYRYDIKGHRLDLKAADTPWSSSSGSASVGLKKPFALDTAIYTKGGLEGKTIHSTARLSGSLKDVRAELAIDGGNIRLSGKSVIHPFAESLDKTLEEVLVKGFNINPAAFVPSLPDAGLNFDLTAIPSFSDGIALEGSLDLENTKAGFADRNGIPVRQVLGSFVIRQDGTVHIGNTSAALLGRGGIRLSGKIDTGKDILDLNIGINSVSAEDVLQTAFKGRLDGSIGIGGTTASPKISWQLGTGTARTDGSLAIASDPANGQRKLVLDTVNITAGQGSLSAQGYLELFKDRLLKLDIRSRAFDPSRIDPQLPAGNINGSINLVGELAKEKFTGKMRFLPGTFNGVPIAGSADIVYESRHLPRAAADLRLGRNIIKTDGGFGKKGDRLNLNITAPDLSRFGFGLAGSLNVRGHLSGDLDGGIRTFETDLSGAARNLHIGKAADIRSLDFTLKGSPDTSRPIRADIKGSRLSLSGGAAVVDTADLTLDGTGAQHRIRTHAAITLDGKPFKFDLDASGGINRELTRWKGSIGILDIGGAFNLKLQNRMTLEAGAERVAASAANWQAMGGSLNLQHFSWDKKTGISAKGGAHGLHIAELHNFFKPPFEHNLVLNGDWDVAYGRNARGYLNISRQSGDAVLPGGQALGLNAFSLKTRFQNDRIGILLDGSARFGRINADLGIGNAFGGNMANAPLGGRITASLPDLGALKPFLPAAAQNITGSLNAAAQIGGRVGSPSVNAAVNGSSNYGKINGNITVGQSRSFDTAPLGGRLNLTVADAEVFRNFLPVGQTVKGSLNAAVTLGGSISDPHLGGSINGDKLYYRNQTQGIILDNGSLRSHIAGRKWVIDSLKFRHEGTAELSGTVGMENSGPDVDIGAVFDKYRILSRPNRRLTVSGNTRLRYSPQKGISVTGMIKTDQGLFGSQKSSMPSVGDDVVVLGEVKKEAVAPLPVNMNLTLDLNDGIRFAGYGADVTIGGKLTLTAQPGGSVRGVGTVRVIKGRYKAYGQDLDITKGTVSFVGPLNDPNLNIRAERRLSPVGAGVEILGSLNSPRITLTANEPMSEKDKLSWLILNRAGSGSSGDNAALSAAAGALLAGQINDRIGLVDDLGFTSKRSRNAQTGELNPAEQVLTVGKQLTGKLYIGYEYGISSAEQSVKLIYRLTRAIQAVARIGSLSSGGELTYTIRFDRLFGSDKKDSAGNGKGK